The Plasmodium vivax chromosome 13, whole genome shotgun sequence nucleotide sequence TCAGGCTCTGTATCTTCTGTAGAATATTGTACTTATCTGTGAGCAGAATGAATTGGACGTCTAGAGAGGTGTAAACAAAATGGACTGGGTTTAGGACCACCTCATTGTACTCATTTATGATGCCTATGAGGAAGGCGTTGTAATTCATGAACATATACTGCACAATGGTAACGAAatggaagtggaggaagctCTCCGGCaactttattttgtatatattatattttatccCCTTCATATAGTGCAGGTAATTATTATACGAATTGTAACAGATGTTTTCGTCAAACTCGTGGGAGAGGAAGCTTCGGAatggcattttattttttgctcctccttggGTGATGCTCTTCACCCTTTTCAGGATGGACGCGGTGGGCCTGCTGCTCCTCTTCTTGCGGGGTGCGCTCCGCTCGGCTGCGTCCCCTGTGCGGAGGTCAATTCGGTAGAAGCTGCCGAGCGGTTTGCCATCGTTGTTCGGTTTGCCATCGTTGTTCGCTTTGCCAGCGGTGTTCGCCTTGCCATCGTTGTTCGCCTTGCCAGCGGTGTTCGCCTTGCCAGCGGTGTTCTCCTTCCCATCGGTGTGCCGCTTATCCGGACCGCTGGCGCCCCCCTCAGAGGAGgagccaaacgggggggccTCCGTGTTGACGTCCTCCTCCAGGTTGTCAAAATATTTGCTCAAAATGTACGTGTGCTTAGACTTCAACTTCTGCGgtgtgtttataaaaaagaggagagtGAGGAGAAACATGCCGGGGCAGTCATCCAGCGTTTTCGCAAAAAGCTTCATCTTCAGCTCGTTCAGGCAAATGATATTCCTATTGCTGCGTTTGAGCAAAATGCTATTATTACACATATTATTTAGGAAGACAGAAATGCATTTGTTAAAAGGTCCAAGAGAGTTAATTTCGTTGTACCGTTTTAGAGTCTCCATGTCGTTGTTTATATTATGGTGCGTGTTCATAACATTGTTGCAGATGAAGATCCCACTGCTGAAGgagatgatttttttaatcttcaGAGGAAATGGCTTGTTGAGATCGTAGAGACAAAGGCTAATTTGACAGGACCCCTTTTTGTTAAGCAGGCGAATGATATTTAGGTAAAATTTAACCGGGAGACTTGTCAGAAAAATGATCTCGTCCAAATTGTTATACGTGGACTGTAACTCATTAATGATCACGTAGAGAGCGATCGGCTTCATGTGTCCTATGATGACAAAGTAGCGCGCCCCAATGTTGGGGATTTTCCCGTAtatctttttctcctccaccATGTGGTTCTTCAGGTACCTTATCTTGTAGTGTATGTAGGTGAAAATCATGAAGATGTAAAACGTGTGGGTAATTTTGGCTTGCAAAGTGTATGGGAAGCAAGTCCCCCTTCCCATGGCCGCTGTGGATACGGTCTGCATGCCAGAAAAAACGTAATCATATATTTGGTAGTCACCCCTACAGGGCTGCTCAATTAGCAGGTGGATACAAGCATAGGTATATATGACGACTAGAATTTGCACCGAGAGGGTGATCACTGGGAAGTTTATCTTATTATGGTTGTTACTCTGGCCAACCAGATTTTCTATGcgcaaaaaattgaggaagcGAAATGGACACGACAGGTACAGCCACCCATGCTTCTTGAAGGGGCAATTCGTCACGTACGAAAcgaggaggtaaaaaaaggggctatTCATTAAGTTTAGCAAAAACCAAAAACTTAAAATATGCTTCGCacagaagaagaggaagaattttatgcatatatcgTACAGGATAAAGTACTGTATGTACGCTTCTATCTTTGTGAAGGCGGCAGGGATGTAGTCCGTATTCCAGTTGAACATACCCGTGTCGGTGGCTATATCATTCCTCCGCAAATAATGATACACGTAAAGCCAGGCGATATGCAACATGAGGGTAATCAACAAATCGGAGATAATGAACGAAgtgtttttgcaaaactttaCGAACACCACTTTTACGTTGACTATAAATTTGAGGAGTAAATTATGCCACCTGGAAAAGTCCGTGTCTTTCTGCACGTGCTTATTTCGATCGTAGAAGCTGTGTAGCGTGTACTTGTTCGTGTCTGACTCCAGTGTTGGCAAGTAACTCGTCTTCCACCTGTTCATTCCCCTCCTTCTATGCAGCAGGTTATTCAGCATGAAGCACATGTacttctttttgttcttctggAAGCGAATGCTCTCCTCTGTGCACTCTTCATTTTGGATGTTCAGGTACTTGGTGTCGTACAGGAACGACCCCGCGTGTTTGCCCTCCTTCTGCCGCTTCTTCGGGTGGTTATCAGCGGCGATCCGATTAGCGGCGACCCGATCAGCGGCGACCCGATCAGCGGCGATCCGATCAGCGGTGAACTGATCAGCGGTGTACCGATCAGCTGCGAACCGATCAGCTGCGAACCCACCCGCGACGTCCCCGTGGAcgctttcctccccccccgagtCGTTCAGCTCGATGTACTTGATAATGCGGTCCTTCATCTTCAGCGACTTCCTGCGGTCGTTCAGGCAGAGCTTCTCGAACTCCTCGCAGCTGTCTATGATGTACTTCTTGTTCCTCCCCGCCTTCTTCAACACGTAGTcgtttatttcgtttttgctGTACTTGcctcttcttttcccccgCCTTCTCTGCCCCTGCGGCTGCGGCTGCAGGTTCGCCGGATCAGCCACGTAAGGAgagcttccccccttgggggtgcttccccccgagGAGGAGCCCTCCTCGCTGGACTCGCTCTCCCTGCTGTAAAACGTATCAGCTGCTCCCCCCGACggtcgcctccccccccgagaGTACCCACGGCCAAAGttcacattttcaaaatggtccTGATTCATATACAAAAAACTGGTGTCCACCAGATGGTCGATCTTCAAATCCTTGTcattgcttttccttttcagtgAACCTTCCTTCTTCAAAGAGTAGGAAtaaattttcctcttccttgttttgtaaaaaagggtATACTTGATCGAATTGGTTATTTCCGCGAGAATGGCTAGCAGGTACGACGCGACGTATATCAGCAGCAGGGCCAGCAGACTTGAATAGCGAATGGAGGCATCATATATAGACATGAAATCCAGGAAGAAGTAGGAAGACCCGATCAGTATCGCCGCGAACACGACCCGCTCAATCAGCGTGCGTATTACTATCATGTTGTCTCTCGTCTTCCATCAGGTGGGGTGATGCCCTTTGCTCTGCGCGCTcgacgggggggaagttaTCTAAGAACTGGTTCAGTATACCTCCAGAACGGCCCCTCTCTCCTTACCCCCTACATAAAGGAATGTACCAACTGGTGGTAGGAGCGCATGGAACTCCTCGCactaaaaggaaaaaggaaaaactgctTTCATCAGATGGATACGCTCCGTGGCGCCTCTCCCCTTAGCGTCACACTGGACTGAGCTGAGCTTCACATGAGAGGTTGCACATGCGAAACCGCTCCCATGGCAGCCAAGCCGCGGACTTGTTCGGACATTCGTGCCTTCGAGCAGAAGCCGCACCGGCGGTCGTCACCCGGGCGAAAGCAGATCGCCAAGGTTTGCTAACCCATGGGGGgcaaaaaacgaaaaaaaacgaaaaaacgaaaaaacgctaaaaataaggaaaaacccaaaaaataaggaaaaacaataaaaaaaaccaaaacagCGAAGGAGTAAATGAACCTAGCAAGGGGCTCAGCCAAACGCCGCTAACAAAAGGATACAACTTGGGGTCACGCTCATGCGCATGTGCTGTTCGTGCCCAATTTAGCTTCGCCCTTAAACGGGCTATCCCCTCGAATTAAGCCTTACGCCTTTTAAAATTGCCCCGTACATTGTGaaggcgattttttttttttttttttttttgcacacgaGTGGTGAATAGATATGCAGGCAGCTATAAAGAGTAAGAGTCTTGCAATTTGAGTGACCCCCGATCGTTTTTCTACCCCTCTTTCTTTCAATTTCATCACGTTTGCAATTCTGTGCATGCGGCGAAGGCTACTTTTCCGAGTTTCCCACTTTCAACACAGTTGTACGTTTGGCAAACGCCCGTGTGCGCCTTTTCCCAAGTCgaaatttccccatttttgcccctcgGGTTGGTCCCATCGACGGGAACTCCCATCTGGTGGAAGCGTCACCGAGCGCGCGACTCGTTCGGCTTCATTCCGAGTGATCTACCACCCCTGTTGCGCCACTGACAGGCTGAAGAAGTGTAAACAGGCGGAccccttttgcagaaaaGTGAAGACGCATTtttactcctttttaaaacgcTTCCTTCCACTTTTACGTCTTGCTCAGCGACAACAATTTTACAAGTGCAGGAGTACCTCCAAAGAATGGTAACATACGTGCGAGTAAATATACGTGCACGGGGAATGGTCCCTAtattttggcatttttttttttttttattgcaaatTGAAAACGCGTTTGGTGATGTGGGCCCACTGAGCGGAAACGAGGACGTAGGCGCATGCGTACCCACACACGCATATGagcatgtgtgtacatatacactTGCATGGGCATAGAAAAAAcctttcgcatttttcctctttttctgcttgGCACATCAGCAAGGTACATGGCCAACATGATCCACAcgaacattaaaaaaaaaaaaaaataaaaaaaaaattaatttgaaGAGACAGACAGACGGGGAGACATACGGGGAAACAtacgggggaggggaaaaagaaaaaaaggaagagttCAGAATCAAAGGAGCACAGGGGCATACGTGCGTGTGCATCGGCAAATGCGCATGCTGCCTAGGACGGCACGGCCAAACGCACGCTCGTCGGCGTGCGTTCGAGCGCGCCGCTAAATTTCGTGCCAAAAGGGTGATGAGTAATTTGTGCAGTCACGCGGGGAGCAGCTAACTAGGCTAACTCGGTTAACTAGGCTAACTAGGCTAATTGCCGCTAACTGCGCCGGCTGCGCCGCGGTGGCGGCCGCCTAGCTGAGGTAGTAACCCAGGAGTATCTTGGTGGACTCGTTGAAGCCGTGGGCGGCGGCGGGGCCCTTCTTGGAGCGCACCTCGTGGAAGTAGTCGCGCACCTCCTTGGCCAGGACCTTGCCCAGCTCGACGCCCCACTGGTCGAAGCTGTTGACGTTGAGCAGGTACCCCTCGGCGACGACTCTGGATTCGTACAGAGAGAGCAGCAAGCCGCACGTGTAGAAATTTAATTCGTCAAACAGTAGCAGAGTGGAAGGTCGGTTGCCTTGGAAGACCTTATGGGTTAGCAATTCTGGAGGcatcttctttttgttcatttcgttcTCGTGGGCTACCTCCTCTAAGCTTTTCCCAACGGCCAAGGCATCGGCCTGCGCGAAAAAGTTAGTCATGAGCTCATCATGATTGCTCACTTTTTCACTTGGGAAATGAAGAGGGAAGTGGGAATGTTTGAAGCCGATCAATTCTACGGGAATCATCTGCCCCTGGTGTATTAACTGGTAGAAGCTGTGCTGGCCGTTGGTCCCTGGTTCTCCAAAAAACACCTGACATGTGTTGTAACTTACAAGGTTGTTACTTCGGTCTACCGTCTTCCCGTTACTCTCCATGGAGAGCTGCTGAATGTGAGCagcaaatttttgcaaattttgaaagtacggcaaaatggctacatttttacaatccCAAAATTGGTTGTTATAAAAGCTGGTGAGTGCTAGAAGGACAGGGATgttctcttcaaattttgtttttaaaaaatgctcatCCATATCGTGGCAGCCATTCAGGAACTGCCTCATATTTTGATAGCCAAAGGCAATGGAGAGAGGTAAAATACCTACTGCACTTGTTACAGAGAATCTTCCTCCTACCCAATCCCAAAATTCAAATACATTTTCGCGTACTATGCCAAACTCGTCTGTCAATTTTAGGTTGGTACTGACTGCAACCATGTGTTTGCTCAATTCTTGGTcatcctttatttttaaacttaGCCAGTGTTTAATAGACCTCGCATTCAGCATCGTCTCCGCTGTCGTAAAAGTTTTCGAGATGATCACAACGAGAGTGTCCGTCTGTTCTATGTTGTGCACAGCCCTGTTGATATCGTTTGGGTCTACGTTGGCCAGAAAGCGGACGTTTATCATTTCGTCTTGGTCATAATTCAGGTTGAAGTTGCTTGCGGCGTCCGTTTTGCACACctcattttccatttttttttcctcctcctccttcttcttctttttcttctcccccgccACGCTGTTGTAGTGGTAGTACTTCATCGCCTCGTAGACGAACTCCGTGCCAAGGTAGGACCCCCCTATGCCTATACagattaaatttttaaactttgTATTTTTGCAAGTCTTTATGGTTCCGTTTCGAATGCTATCCGAATAtgcctcaattttttttaacacatcATGCACATTTTCTAGAACGTTTTTTCCATCCACTACAATTttgtgtgtatttattttttcgattgGAATTCTCAAGGCGGTGTGAAGGACGCTCCTATTTTCTgtcatgttcattttttcgccctTAAATGtcttttcgattttttccttcagcttTACCTCCTCCGCGTACTCGATTAACTTGCTGAGCGTCTTCGGTCCATACCTTTGGCGAGACAGGTCCATgtagaaatttttaaactttttgaTCAGCTGCTCCGACCTCGCTTTGTCCTTCAGGTACTCCTTCAGGTgcaccttcttctcctcctcgctCAGGCTCACCAGCTCTTTGTAGCTCTTCAGCCCGGTCACGTCCATGGTtgcgggggaggcggtgaAGTGGCGCAGCTGGGAAGCGGCGCAATGACACGATGAAGCGAGGAAATGGCGACGCAGCGCAAAGACAGCGTGGCGGCAGATCAACTGGGCGATAAAGTGGAGGAATCCCCTCGTCCCACCTTCGCCAACGCGCTACCCTGCCGAGTGGATGGTAAAGGCTGAAAGAGAATTCGTGTCCGCGCCGTGTCACCTAAACGGAGGCACACATACGTGTTCGCATTTCACGCGCTCTGTCAGGGGGAGATTCCCGTGGGGCAAACGCAACAGTGCTATTACACCTGTTTGGGTTACCCCGCGGAGGTGACTCGGCCGGTCAAGCGGTGAAGGGTGGTGGAAAATCGGAGAAAAGGTGACGAAAAAGTGGCGAAAAAGAGACGaaattttcgcaaaaattttgggcaaaaaaataataacacaGGGGAGTCACCAATGCAGTTAGCTCAGCGCACGAGGTGAAGGGGTGCGCGCTGCCAAACACACACTCGGGGGGACGTGCAAGCACGCGCAGATACATATGCACGTATGCGTAAGCATACCAACGCGAACGTGAACGTACGTATTCGCACTCGTACACGTCCGTGTGCCTTCGCGGGTTTCCAAtgtgaacataaaaaaaaaaaaaaaaaaaaaaaaaattgttcttctGATTATGTAACACCGCCAAAATTGCAGCAAAGTAAGTGCGCAATTGAAAAGGGCTCAAGGGGTGATTTCGTGTATcgttaacattttttgcattttccctGCTCGGTCGAGAGTGCGATTGACTCGCAAGCTTTATCGTTCATTTCGAGGTTGCAAACGAATGACAAATGTTCATTCCTCTATGCTACGCATCAGTACTGACCAAACAAATATGTACGTGGCTGgcaagcgaaaaaaaaaaaaaaaaaatagtacgTTCACTTTTATTAACTCCGTTTAGTTCCTTCGCAGGAAACGACTTTACGAGAGTTTCAAACGTATGCGCCACAAGCAGAGGTGGTTGCCAGAGCTCGCGCCCATGTAGCTGTCACGCATGTACGCATAGAGGTTTTACGCAAAAGGgagtaaaataatatatttttatttttttttttttttttgcaagttCTCACGTGCAGCAAAATGTTAGCAACTAAAGCTGCGTACAGGGTGTCATGCAATTTTCGCCAAAAAAGCAAACTTGCAAGAAATGTAAGTaaatgcggcaaaaaaaaggaaataactCTGCCAAAAGATTGTAGATGTTTGTCAAAagtttgccaatttgccaGTTGCCAGAATTCGCCAAATGTTCGCCCCCTCGCGCGCGGCAGGTTAGGCACATTAAATTGGTAGTCAACGTTGCAAGGGGTggggggtgaaaaataaCTTCCCCTTGCGAAAAGGGATATATGGCACGTGTTCTTCGCTTGGCGGTCACGCTTTGGCGTATTGTTGCCAAAATTTTGCCGACCATAGGAGGAAAATCGCCCCCCCACTGGCGAAATATTATGCGGCTAGCCTTCACACAAAATTGGCGCAAAATTTACGAAAAATTcgcatatattatttcaggcaaattttatgcaaattttatgcaaattttatgcaaattttatgcaaattttgtgcaaattttgtgcaaattcgatgcaatttttccccttctttttgttgCTACTCACGCGGCTGTATTCCGCTTGCCGCGTTAACACCGTCACGTGGTGATTGCTGCGGCTGAAAGGTACGCTAAAAAGGTACACTAAAAAGgtatgttaaaaaagttacGCTAAAAAGGTACGTTAAAAAGTTACGCTAAAAAAGTTACACTAAAAAGGTAcgttaaaaaagttaagctAAAAAGTTACGTTAAAAAGTCACCCGATAAAGTTACGCTTCGAATGCCACTTGTTTGCCATGCTTCGCATCCATTTGCCAactggggagaaaaaatacattcatgTCTTAACTgcgcgaaggaaaaaaacattttacgGAGGGAAGTGCAATTAGCTGCAAGTTTACGCCCCTCTGCTTTCAAAATTAGCTAGTgtcatttcccccctcctttgtttacaaaaaaaaaaaaaaaaaaaaaaaaatacacacatgtaaCGTATACACGTAGCGCCTTATTTTGAAAGGAATGTCTTCGCAGGATCCAAATAAATTTaccataaataaatacagccataaaaaaaaagggaaaataccTATTCGCTCTTGTACCCTTcatttaaatggaaaaattacgAATCAGCAGGTGCTGTAGCGTATACTTCCCATTTCATTTCCCCCAGCTGTGCATTATTCGCCCCTGCCGCAAATTAGCACATGCATATTTAagtgcgtaaaaaaaaaaaaatatttctttttgtaCGCATGTATATTACCCCCCGCGTGCGTTTCCATGGCCAggtacttccccccccatttgcatttttcgctACAAAATAAACGTAAAAAGTACCGGCGCGGTAGGCCCCCTGCATAATCGAAGAGGCGTGTGCGCAAAAGGACATCCCACTTTAAGAAACTCGCTCAATTACCCTTTGTACAACACCAGTGCTTATGTACGCAAACATGCGCGTGTGATGAGAGCAACTGATACACGCGTGCAGCGCGCACATTATTTATGTACCCCCCTCCAAATACGCGCGCAAAATGAACCTGTTGCTCCTCCGGCGCTGCCAAAAGTTCAAACCCTTTGAGACATTCAAAAGGTCCAAATGCCTAATCAACAACGCGCTGAGTAACGAAAACTTAAAATGGAAGACCACAAACGAGTCGTACTGTGAGTACATACTCACGCCCGAGGAGGAAGCGCAACTAAGACAAAACCATTTGCGCATAATTGCAAGTAGCGACATAAATGTAGATGGGAATGTCATGCACGAAGGcgttaaaaattataaggaCAATATGATCACCTCTACATactacaaaaaattaaactccAATTTGAATCACATCAAAAGTGGCAACAGCCTCTTTGGCCACTATtatgtgaaaattttaaacagtCTGATGGAAAAGGTTCGGGATGTTCCCCTTATAAATTACCTGTACAACAATATCGTCTTACGGTACAGAGTAAACATCCACGTGTTTGTTTCTCCACTGTACGAAAGAATAAACAATGAAAAACTGTTTGtaaaatttcaaataaaaaaaaatgacgttCGACAAATCATGTACTTCTtatgtatgcacgtgtgGATTTACTGCGCCAAGTTAAACACGATGAACAATCggtatttaaaaattcttttgTGGGAAATCATATGGGACTATTACAGGGCATTACTCATCAAGTACAAAATTTCTGAGTTTTCCTTCAACACGTATTTGATTAATATGCAAGAATATTCCCTGGGGTTTTGCATAGGGTTGGACGAATGCATAGGGAAAGAGTTCTACGCGGGAAATATTTGCAACCTGCTTTTTAATCACATTTACAGCGAGAAAGACCAGTTTAGGAACTCCAGAGAGTTAATGGACTTGACCGTTTACTGCATACGCATGTACCGCTTTGTGCGCCAGTTGCCCGAGGACAACTTCACGCGCGCGAGGTTTACCTGGCCGGACGTGCAGTAGGCCTAGCCCctgcaaaattttgaattgGACTAAGGCGTATTAAGGCGAATTAAAGTGAATTGGACTGAATTGGACTGAATTGGACTGAATTggactgttttttttttttttttatttattttttttattttattatttttttttttttgtgcatgtaCGTGTGTACATACAGCTAGCCACCGACTCCCCCCGCACATTTCGCAAGTGCGTACTTTTCCCCAcaggagaacaaaaaaaaatgctaaaatgGCATCCCTGTTGGGGCTTAAAATCGTCGGGGTAATGGCACACGCAGGAAAACCTCGACAAAACGTGCaaattttgcttcttttttggctagctggtgTGCCCCCCGAGTGCATTATGCatgacttgttcaggtaaatTTGCATCAGCAGATGGGCACATCCCCAGTTTGTCGCATGCGCCTCTCCCAGTTAAGCGCTAACCGACTTCACGTGGATATGCACGTACACATTCTGGCCCCACAGCTGCGTCAACTTGTAAGACACATTTCTGCGCATGTTAATTATAAGCTTGTTGTGAACGCCGCAAATCATTTTTGCAACCTTCGGACTTTTCACAACAATTTGATATTCAATTATGAGGGAGTTGTTCAAATTCACACACCATGACAGCATATGGTGCTTTACTCTGTAAGGGACGTCCTTATTAAACCAGCAATACAAATAGGTGTTAATCAGCTGTTCAACGACTTGCACTTTGGTTAAAGTTGTGTTGGAGTCCTTGGGGTACACCCAAAATTGATTTTTCGCCTTAAACTTGGCTATATAATCGAGTAGTTCCTCAACGCCTTTGTTATATTTTgcggaaataaaaaatatgttg carries:
- a CDS encoding hypothetical protein, conserved (encoded by transcript PVX_084730A) yields the protein MIVIRTLIERVVFAAILIGSSYFFLDFMSIYDASIRYSSLLALLLIYVASYLLAILAEITNSIKYTLFYKTRKRKIYSYSLKKEGSLKRKSNDKDLKIDHLVDTSFLYMNQDHFENVNFGRGYSRGGRRPSGGAADTFYSRESESSEEGSSSGGSTPKGGSSPYVADPANLQPQPQGQRRRGKRRGKYSKNEINDYVLKKAGRNKKYIIDSCEEFEKLCLNDRRKSLKMKDRIIKYIELNDSGGEESVHGDVAGGFAADRFAADRYTADQFTADRIAADRVAADRVAANRIAADNHPKKRQKEGKHAGSFLYDTKYLNIQNEECTEESIRFQKNKKKYMCFMLNNLLHRRRGMNRWKTSYLPTLESDTNKYTLHSFYDRNKHVQKDTDFSRWHNLLLKFIVNVKVVFVKFCKNTSFIISDLLITLMLHIAWLYVYHYLRRNDIATDTGMFNWNTDYIPAAFTKIEAYIQYFILYDICIKFFLFFCAKHILSFWFLLNLMNSPFFYLLVSYVTNCPFKKHGWLYLSCPFRFLNFLRIENLVGQSNNHNKINFPVITLSVQILVVIYTYACIHLLIEQPCRGDYQIYDYVFSGMQTVSTAAMGRGTCFPYTLQAKITHTFYIFMIFTYIHYKIRYLKNHMVEEKKIYGKIPNIGARYFVIIGHMKPIALYVIINELQSTYNNLDEIIFLTSLPVKFYLNIIRLLNKKGSCQISLCLYDLNKPFPLKIKKIISFSSGIFICNNVMNTHHNINNDMETLKRYNEINSLGPFNKCISVFLNNMCNNSILLKRSNRNIICLNELKMKLFAKTLDDCPGMFLLTLLFFINTPQKLKSKHTYILSKYFDNLEEDVNTEAPPFGSSSEGGASGPDKRHTDGKENTAGKANTAGKANNDGKANTAGKANNDGKPNNDGKPLGSFYRIDLRTGDAAERSAPRKKRSSRPTASILKRVKSITQGGAKNKMPFRSFLSHEFDENICYNSYNNYLHYMKGIKYNIYKIKLPESFLHFHFVTIVQYMFMNYNAFLIGIINEYNEVVLNPVHFVYTSLDVQFILLTDKYNILQKIQSLKKVELDWLNCIDYVKVKKSDAAKRGRNKSASAPSAGQHYYTEMNKLKAQPGVYFNPVLSILRVDNYLQALQYFRARRGGKDQPGEAATPPRDKPGKGKAVNAGQDQPGRGRGRGRGVTPPRDDFIILVYWPQSINTFLKVLHQRRRHNIVILSDQVPSYIHNNKLAKYSICYIQKSPLSLYNLILAGILQCKKCVIFKNYLKLNSHHNIISYNEKAKNINYFEYMCEHNDSDLLIIFNNIQNIFRRRDVNDALVDYYIREEGRQSTWYENYLHQKRAAKKMNTSCGNSVERYGQSVDGQSVDGQSVDGQSVDGQSVDGQSVDGQSVDGQSVDGQSVDGQSVDGQSVDGQSVDGQSVDGQSVDGHTANGQTANGQTANGQTANGQTANGQTANGQARAHLVNDKGKKTRRNIYLLIELNNTLSVQYLNNDVYTNIDILRKAKGKQRGNRTGEGNRSGEGEMPNRMTHMSMNKAHNLLFIENYKKQIQFFKYGNLLVENIYKKIEHIFVDNYYFYLYFLQFTSASVFIDELIYHFIGYTFPIKNNSLSIDTIEAFISGTYADSSKRVKSDLLLRRINPKYHSRNFFFLFQKYLKRGSIVIGIYRCNEENNMSIVIPCPQRNFIMHKSDKVYVIESEYRAKEGTP
- a CDS encoding glucose-6-phosphate isomerase, putative (encoded by transcript PVX_084735A), encoding MDVTGLKSYKELVSLSEEEKKVHLKEYLKDKARSEQLIKKFKNFYMDLSRQRYGPKTLSKLIEYAEEVKLKEKIEKTFKGEKMNMTENRSVLHTALRIPIEKINTHKIVVDGKNVLENVHDVLKKIEAYSDSIRNGTIKTCKNTKFKNLICIGIGGSYLGTEFVYEAMKYYHYNSVAGEKKKKKKEEEEKKMENEVCKTDAASNFNLNYDQDEMINVRFLANVDPNDINRAVHNIEQTDTLVVIISKTFTTAETMLNARSIKHWLSLKIKDDQELSKHMVAVSTNLKLTDEFGIVRENVFEFWDWVGGRFSVTSAVGILPLSIAFGYQNMRQFLNGCHDMDEHFLKTKFEENIPVLLALTSFYNNQFWDCKNVAILPYFQNLQKFAAHIQQLSMESNGKTVDRSNNLVSYNTCQVFFGEPGTNGQHSFYQLIHQGQMIPVELIGFKHSHFPLHFPSEKVSNHDELMTNFFAQADALAVGKSLEEVAHENEMNKKKMPPELLTHKVFQGNRPSTLLLFDELNFYTCGLLLSLYESRVVAEGYLLNVNSFDQWGVELGKVLAKEVRDYFHEVRSKKGPAAAHGFNESTKILLGYYLS
- a CDS encoding hypothetical protein, conserved (encoded by transcript PVX_084740A); protein product: MNLLLLRRCQKFKPFETFKRSKCLINNALSNENLKWKTTNESYCEYILTPEEEAQLRQNHLRIIASSDINVDGNVMHEGVKNYKDNMITSTYYKKLNSNLNHIKSGNSLFGHYYVKILNSLMEKVRDVPLINYLYNNIVLRYRVNIHVFVSPLYERINNEKLFVKFQIKKNDVRQIMYFLCMHVWIYCAKLNTMNNRYLKILLWEIIWDYYRALLIKYKISEFSFNTYLINMQEYSLGFCIGLDECIGKEFYAGNICNLLFNHIYSEKDQFRNSRELMDLTVYCIRMYRFVRQLPEDNFTRARFTWPDVQ